The Streptomyces capitiformicae genome contains the following window.
GGGTTCGGAGGCGTCAATCGTGCGCTTGCCGAGCTGATATCCCAGAGTGGGGAGCGCCTGGCGAAGGAGCTGGGCTTCGCCCTGCGGGTGGTGGCGATCACCGATCTGCGGGCCGGTTCCCTGGTGGACACCGACGGCATCGATCTGGCGCCGCTGCTGGCGGCCGAGTCCGGGGAGCTGAGCTTCGCGGGCCTTGCCGGCGGCAGCGCTGATCCGCGCAACGAGTGGGTGATCCGCGAGGTCCCGGCCGACATCGTGGTGGAGGCGACGTTCACCAACCCCACCGACGGCGAGCCCGCCCTCTCCCATGTGCGCTGGGCCCTGGAATCGGGCAAGCACGTGTGCACCACCAACAAGGGACCGGTCGCACTCGCCGGCCGCGCACTGAAGCAGCTGGCTGCCGCGCGTGGTGTCAGCTTCGAGTACGAGGGCTCGGTCCTCAGCGGTACCCCCATCCTCCGCACCGCCGAGCGACTGTTCGGCGGCCTGGAGATCACCGGTGTCCAGGGCATCATGAACGGCACCTCGAACTACATCCTCGGCCGCCTCGAAGAGGGCGTCGAGCTTTCGGCGGCCATCGCCGAGGCCCAGGAGCTCGGGTACGCCGAAGCCGATCCCACCGCGGACATCGAGGGCCACGACGTCCAGCTCAAGGTCATGATCCTGGCCAACGAAGTCCTCGGCGCCGACCTGCGCCGCGAGGACGTCTTCTGCGAGGGCATCTCCGCGATCACCCCCCACGAGGTGCGGGACGCCGCCTCGAAGGGGCTGCGCTGGAAGCTGGTCGGCTCCGCCACCCGCCACGAGGACGGCAGTGTCGATGCCCGCGTCGCCCCGCTCGCCCTGCCCGCCCAGCATCCCCTCGCCGGGATCTTTGGCCCGGTCAACGCAGTCGCCTTCCACACCGACCTCCTCGGCACCGTCACGGTGTCCGGGCCGGGCGCCGGCCGCACCGAGACCGCCTACGCCCTGCTGTCGGACATCATCGCCATCCACCAGCGCCACGCCGACGACGACACCGCCCCCACGCACCCCGTTCTCCAGGAGGCCCACCGTGTCTGACACCGCCGTGCCCGCCGGCATCGAACTCGGCACCGACACGACGCCCGTGCACAACCCCTACACCGGCGAGATCGTGGCCTCGGTCCCCACCGTCGACGCCACCGCCATCGGCGGCATCCTGCAGCAGGCCAGATGCGGGCGCCGCACCGCCGCCGCGCTCTCCCGCGCCTCCAGGGCCTCCTTCCTGGAACGCGCCGCCCACCTGATCGAGCGGCGCGCCGAGTCCTTCGCCCAGCTGATCGTCAGCGAGGCCGGCAAGACCATCACCCAGGCCCGCAAGGAAGTCGCCCGCGCGGTCAACACCCTGTCCCTGTCCGCGGCCGAGGCACGGCGCAACGCCGGCGAGGTCATCCCCTTCGACTCCCATGAGGGCTCGGAGAAACGGCAGGGCTGGTTCACCCGCGAACCGCTGGGCATCATCGCCGCCCTC
Protein-coding sequences here:
- a CDS encoding homoserine dehydrogenase — encoded protein: MGRYDLALIGFGGVNRALAELISQSGERLAKELGFALRVVAITDLRAGSLVDTDGIDLAPLLAAESGELSFAGLAGGSADPRNEWVIREVPADIVVEATFTNPTDGEPALSHVRWALESGKHVCTTNKGPVALAGRALKQLAAARGVSFEYEGSVLSGTPILRTAERLFGGLEITGVQGIMNGTSNYILGRLEEGVELSAAIAEAQELGYAEADPTADIEGHDVQLKVMILANEVLGADLRREDVFCEGISAITPHEVRDAASKGLRWKLVGSATRHEDGSVDARVAPLALPAQHPLAGIFGPVNAVAFHTDLLGTVTVSGPGAGRTETAYALLSDIIAIHQRHADDDTAPTHPVLQEAHRV